From one Saccharomyces cerevisiae S288C chromosome XVI, complete sequence genomic stretch:
- the ELP4 gene encoding Elongator subunit ELP4 (Subunit of hexameric RecA-like ATPase Elp456 Elongator subcomplex; which is required for modification of wobble nucleosides in tRNA; required for Elongator structural integrity; null mutation is functionally complemented by human ELP4), giving the protein MSFRKRGEILNDRGSGLRGPLLRGPPRTSSTPLRTGNRRAPGNVPLSDTTARLKKLNIADESKTKMGLDSSHVGVRPSPATSQPTTSTGSADLDSILGHMGLPLGNSVLVEEQSTTEFHSILGKLFAAQGIVHNRISDSSADKTRNGDTHVIVLSLNQMFAKELPGIYKGSRKQMKKNLISEEESKVTVQNLNETQRSTPSRYKDLKIAWKYKLADEKRLGSPDRDDIQQNSEYKDYNHQFDITTRLMPAPIASELTFIAPTQPVSTILSQIEQTIKRNDKKLIRIVIPSLLHPAMYPPKMFESSEIIGLMHGVRSLVKKYYERVVLFASISIDIITPPLLVLLRNMFDSVINLEPFNQEMTEFLERVYKSQPGKIQHGLVHILKLPVFTDRGEMRVLKSEWAFKNGRKKFEIEQWGIPVDDAEGSAASEQSHSHSHSDEISHNIPAKKTKISLDY; this is encoded by the coding sequence ATGTCATTTCGTAAAAGAGGTGAAATACTGAACGATAGAGGTAGCGGGCTAAGAGGTCCACTGTTAAGAGGTCCTCCACGAACTTCCTCAACGCCATTGAGGACAGGCAACAGAAGAGCCCCTGGAAATGTGCCCTTGTCTGACACTACAGCGAGATTAAAGAAGTTGAATATTGCGGACGAATCCAAGACAAAAATGGGGCTGGATAGCTCCCATGTGGGCGTTAGACCTTCTCCTGCAACCTCTCAGCCGACGACATCAACTGGGAGTGCTGACCTGGACAGTATACTAGGCCATATGGGGCTGCCGCTGGGAAACTCTGTACTAGTAGAGGAGCAGAGCACGACAGAATTTCACTCTATTCTCGGTAAACTGTTTGCCGCACAGGGTATCGTTCATAATAGAATTTCAGATAGCAGTGCTGATAAAACTAGAAACGGCGACACTCATGTCATTGTCTTGTCATTGAACCAAATGTTTGCAAAGGAGCTACCTGGTATCTACAAGGGATCACGTaaacaaatgaagaaaaacctAATctctgaagaagaatcaaAAGTTACtgttcaaaatttgaacGAGACCCAGAGATCGACGCCTTCCAGGTACAAAGACCTGAAAATTGCATGGAAATATAAACTGGCAGATGAAAAGAGATTGGGTTCTCCGGATCGAGATGACATCCAACAAAATTCTGAGTACAAGGACTACAATCATCAGTTTGATATTACAACGCGTCTGATGCCCGCTCCCATAGCATCTGAACTGACATTTATCGCCCCAACTCAACCTGTCTCCACTATTTTGAGCCAAATAGAACAGACTATTAAAAGGAATGACAAGAAACTGATAAGAATTGTTATTCCTTCCCTTCTACATCCGGCAATGTATCCGCCCAAAATGTTTGAATCATCTGAAATAATAGGTTTAATGCACGGTGTGAGGAGTCTTGTCAAGAAATACTATGAGCGGGTTGTACTGTTTGCTTCCATATCCATAGACATTATCACTCCCCCATTACTGGTATTGCTGAGAAACATGTTCGATTCTGTTATCAATCTAGAACCCTTTAACCAGGAGATGACTGAGTTCTTAGAACGTGTTTATAAATCGCAACCGGGGAAGATTCAACATGGGCTAGTCCACATATTGAAATTACCAGTTTTCACGGACCGTGGAGAGATGAGAGTTTTAAAGTCTGAATGGGCATTTAAGAATGGcagaaaaaagtttgaaaTAGAACAATGGGGCATACCCGTGGATGATGCTGAAGGTTCAGCTGCCTCGGAACAGTCACATTCACACTCGCACTCGGATGAAATCTCACATAATATACCTGCAAAGAAGACCAAGATATCTTTAGACTATTAA
- the ATG21 gene encoding Atg21p (Phosphoinositide binding protein; required for vesicle formation in cytoplasm-to-vacuole targeting (CVT) pathway, autophagy, micronucleophagy and mitophagy; binds to several phosphoinositides including PtdIns(3,5)P2, PI3P and PI4P; involved in PI3P-dependent recruitment and organization of both Atg12-Atg5-Atg16 complex and Atg8p at pre-autophagosomal structure; necessary for oxidant-induced cell death; targeted to vacuole via AP-3 pathway; WD-40 repeat containing PROPPIN family member) codes for MKVLQFNQDATCCVVAASSHQISIFNCDPFGKCFEIDTKNSKKKTSNNNGSASNSESRNNEESILITNGSRDRTDAEEEEDNEDNALVTGNILKEGEFVIEMLFSTSLIAIADRGQGLNKGKKLKIVNTKRKCTICEIVFPHEIVDVVMNRKRMCVLLESDQIFIYDISCMKPLETIDLWEDHYKRSQANSFSNASNTGTLEGDSANLNRVATNLLANATQKSVNGSNPSVRTRRNSLRSKIRPRMVLSNDDRSILCFTAYSSPKKNKPNSEALYDVVIYDTLNVTPVNYLNSVHKGNVACLAVSHDGKLLATASDKGTIIRVFHTGVDSDYMSSRSLFKEFRRGTRLCNLYQLAFDKSMTMIGCVGDTDTIHLFKLDDASNSLPGDNSSNGHWNEEEYILASNSNPSMGTPKEIPLSKPRIANYFSKKIKSSIPNQNLSRNFAYITVNESNRSCLGFPDEFPNQVYIASDDGTFSIYSIPSKPGECVLTKNNKFT; via the coding sequence ATGAAAGTATTACAATTCAATCAAGATGCAACGTGCTGTGTGGTGGCCGCGTCATCGCATCAGATTTCGATTTTTAACTGCGACCCCTTTGGTAaatgttttgaaattgacACTAAGAATTCCAAGAAGAAGACTTCAAACAATAACGGTTCAGCTTCAAACTCAGAATCACGGAATAATGAGGAGAGCATATTAATAACTAATGGCTCCCGCGATCGTACTGatgcagaagaagaggaagataatgaagataatGCCCTCGTTACAGGAAATATACTGAAAGAAGGGGAGTTTGTCATTGAAATGTTGTTTTCAACTAGTCTTATTGCTATTGCAGATAGAGGACAAGGTCtaaacaaaggaaaaaagctGAAGATTGTCaatacaaagagaaaatgtACTATTTGTGAAATAGTTTTCCCACATGAAATTGTTGATGTGGTCAtgaatagaaaaagaatgtgCGTACTTCTTGAAAGTGACCAGATATTCATTTATGATATATCTTGTATGAAACCCTTAGAAACTATCGATCTTTGGGAAGATCATTATAAGAGGTCCCAAGCCAATTCGTTCTCAAATGCGTCAAATACTGGTACTTTGGAGGGAGATTCTGCAAATTTGAACAGGGTGGCTACCAATTTACTAGCAAATGCCACTCAAAAAAGTGTGAATGGATCTAATCCTAGTGTAAGAACCAGAAGAAACTCTCTAAGAAGTAAAATAAGGCCAAGAATGGTTTTAAGTAACGATGATAGAAGTATACTGTGTTTTACTGCGTATAGCTCGCCCAAGAAGAATAAGCCCAATTCAGAAGCACTATATGATGTAGTGATTTATGACACATTAAATGTGACGCCAGTTAATTACTTGAATTCCGTTCATAAGGGGAATGTTGCATGTTTAGCAGTAAGTCACGATGGTAAACTGCTTGCTACTGCCTCAGATAAGGGGACCATAATAAGGGTGTTTCATACGGGGGTAGATTCGGACTATATGTCTTCAAGGTCACTGTTTAAAGAATTTAGACGGGGTACCAGATTGTGCAATTTGTATCAGCTAGCTTTCGATAAGAGTATGACTATGATTGGATGTGTAGGTGATACGGACACTATTCATCTTTTCAAACTTGATGACGCCTCTAATAGCCTCCCTGGAGATAATTCTAGCAATGGCCACTGGAATGAAGAGGAATATATACTAgcatcaaattcaaatcCCAGTATGGGAACTCCAAAGGAAATACCTCTCTCGAAACCAAGAATTGCGAATTACTTctcgaaaaaaataaaatcttcAATACCAAACCAGAACCTGAGCCGTAACTTTGCTTATATAACAGTTAATGAATCGAACAGGAGTTGCTTAGGGTTTCCAGACGAATTTCCCAACCAAGTCTATATTGCCTCTGATGATGGAACCTTCAGTATATATAGTATTCCGTCAAAACCTGGTGAATGTGTGCTGactaaaaataataaatttaCATAA
- the INA17 gene encoding Ina17p (F1F0 ATPase synthase peripheral stalk assembly factor; subunit of the matrix-exposed inner mitochondrial membrane localized INA complex (Ina22p-Ina17p) involved in assembly of the F1F0 peripheral stalk; co-purifies with Ina22p and ATP synthase subunits; null mutant displays elevated frequency of mitochondrial genome loss and has a respiratory growth defect): MLKRRSNALITLSRTKLFPITTVAYYHRRLLNQQRRAVSTSPKKEIKSLEDLANLDSLDGVDTELIRDLINEHTTKLNIKKELDMLKKFSQEEESGHEIPVKRFIRPLWMFILMGSSVYLLLHFSWWKLEHEERESQLKKEVEILEHQLNELIVQDKTHNTSRGKGSNESTHMKPWYRRWFW, from the coding sequence ATGTTAAAAAGACGCTCTAATGCTCTCATTACTTTGAGTAGAACTAAATTGTTTCCCATAACAACCGTTGCCTATTACCACAGGCGCCTCCTCAACCAACAACGAAGAGCTGTTTCAACGTCACCgaagaaagaaatcaagAGCCTAGAAGACTTGGCTAATTTGGATTCTTTGGATGGTGTTGATACTGAACTGATACGCGATTTGATTAATGAGCATACTACAAAATTAAATATCAAAAAGGAGTTAGATatgctcaaaaaattcTCGCAAGAGGAAGAATCAGGACATGAGATCCCTGTAAAAAGATTTATTAGGCCTCTTTGGATGTTCATTCTAATGGGATCTTCCGTTTATTTACTGCTTCACTTCTCTTGGTGGAAACTAGAGCATGAGGAGAGAGAAAGTCAGCTAAAGAAAGAGGTAGAAATCCTGGAACACCAATTAAATGAGTTAATTGTACAGGATAAAACCCACAATACTAGTAGGGGAAAGGGCAGTAATGAATCAACACATATGAAGCCTTGGTATAGGAGATGGTTTTGGTGA